From one Streptomyces chromofuscus genomic stretch:
- a CDS encoding Uma2 family endonuclease, which produces MTVLEDRIEMAHDSGDELTLDTMFEWLEKMPIPEGYRTEIVGGNICMAPQRGTHWQIIAAVYDQLRTKYPRTRLLSDVRIDYPGHLNGFASDVTLVADGAQEDDNGRWHHKDVEFVVEVISRGTAINDYGAKKTAYAESEVPVYLIVDPYKGEWHLHTLPKDSEYHGHVTFPFGDEIDLTGTVVGLVLKTDEFPRD; this is translated from the coding sequence ATGACCGTCCTCGAAGACAGGATCGAGATGGCACACGACAGCGGCGACGAGCTCACGCTCGACACGATGTTCGAGTGGCTGGAGAAGATGCCCATCCCCGAGGGATACCGGACCGAGATCGTCGGGGGGAACATCTGCATGGCACCGCAGCGCGGCACTCACTGGCAGATCATCGCAGCCGTCTACGACCAGCTGAGGACCAAGTACCCCCGCACCCGGCTGCTGTCCGACGTGCGCATCGACTACCCCGGCCACCTCAACGGGTTCGCGTCCGACGTCACGCTGGTCGCCGACGGCGCGCAGGAGGACGACAACGGCCGCTGGCACCACAAGGATGTCGAGTTCGTCGTCGAGGTCATCTCCAGGGGCACCGCGATCAACGACTACGGCGCCAAGAAGACCGCCTACGCCGAGTCCGAAGTGCCGGTGTACCTGATCGTGGACCCGTACAAGGGCGAGTGGCACCTGCACACCCTGCCGAAGGACAGCGAGTACCACGGACACGTGACCTTCCCCTTCGGCGACGAGATCGACCTGACCGGCACCGTCGTCGGCCTCGTCCTCAAGACCGACGAGTTCCCGCGGGACTGA
- a CDS encoding aldo/keto reductase, translated as MKYTQLGRTGLKVSRLVLGTMNFGPQTDESTSHRIMDAALDAGLNFVDTANVYGWGENKGRTERIIGNWFAQGGDRRDKVVLATKVYGNMGLDGSPWPNHDKLSALNIRRAVDASLKRLQTDYIDVYQFHHVDRATPFEEIWQAINVLVQQGKILYVGSSNFPGYKIAQANEIAARRGGTIGLVSEQCLYNLYERRAEMEVLPAAQDYGLGVIPWSPLHGGLLGGVLKKEVEGRRRASGRAAETLADPAARKRIQAYEDLLDKHGVEPGEAALAWLLTRPGVTGPIVGPRTVEQLDSALRAVELELSQELLAGLDEIFPGPGPSPEAFAW; from the coding sequence ATGAAGTACACGCAGCTCGGACGCACCGGACTCAAGGTCAGCCGTCTCGTCCTCGGCACGATGAACTTCGGTCCGCAGACAGACGAATCAACCAGCCACCGCATCATGGACGCCGCTCTCGACGCGGGTCTGAACTTCGTGGACACCGCCAATGTGTACGGCTGGGGCGAGAACAAGGGCCGCACCGAACGCATCATCGGCAACTGGTTCGCCCAGGGCGGTGACCGGCGGGACAAGGTCGTCCTCGCCACCAAGGTGTACGGCAACATGGGCCTGGACGGCTCTCCCTGGCCCAACCACGACAAGCTCTCCGCGCTGAACATCCGGCGCGCGGTCGACGCCAGCCTCAAGCGGCTCCAGACCGACTACATCGACGTCTACCAGTTCCACCACGTCGACCGGGCGACCCCGTTCGAGGAGATCTGGCAGGCGATCAACGTGCTGGTGCAGCAGGGCAAGATCCTGTACGTCGGATCCAGCAACTTCCCCGGGTACAAGATCGCCCAGGCCAACGAGATCGCCGCCCGCCGCGGCGGCACCATCGGCCTGGTCAGCGAGCAGTGCCTGTACAACCTCTACGAGCGCCGCGCCGAGATGGAGGTCCTCCCGGCCGCGCAGGACTACGGCCTCGGCGTCATCCCGTGGTCGCCCCTGCACGGCGGGCTGCTCGGCGGTGTGCTCAAGAAGGAGGTCGAGGGCCGGCGCCGGGCCTCCGGGCGGGCCGCCGAGACCCTCGCCGACCCGGCGGCACGCAAGCGGATCCAGGCGTACGAGGACCTGCTCGACAAACACGGGGTGGAACCCGGCGAGGCGGCCCTCGCCTGGCTGCTCACCCGGCCCGGCGTGACCGGCCCGATCGTCGGCCCGCGCACCGTCGAGCAGCTCGACTCCGCGCTGCGCGCCGTCGAGCTGGAACTGTCGCAGGAACTGCTGGCCGGGCTGGACGAGATCTTCCCGGGTCCCGGTCCGTCGCCGGAGGCGTTCGCCTGGTAG
- the thpR gene encoding RNA 2',3'-cyclic phosphodiesterase, which translates to MRLFAAVLPPEDVAHELASEVAALKGLPGADGLRWTGRPGWHFTLAFYGEVDEDLVPELSARLERAARRTPAFELAVRGGGRFGQGRALWAGAEGDLATLRLLAERAEAAARKAGLEMGEHRRYKAHLTLARSRDARDVRAYVDALAGFTSRTWTVDELALVRSNLPTSGVPGEQPRYEAVARWPLGGAG; encoded by the coding sequence ATGAGACTCTTCGCCGCCGTACTGCCCCCCGAGGACGTCGCCCACGAGCTGGCCTCGGAAGTGGCCGCGTTGAAGGGGCTGCCCGGCGCCGACGGGCTGCGCTGGACCGGCCGGCCCGGCTGGCACTTCACGCTCGCCTTCTACGGAGAGGTCGACGAGGACCTCGTACCGGAGCTGTCGGCCCGGCTGGAGCGGGCCGCGCGGCGGACGCCGGCGTTCGAGCTGGCCGTGCGGGGCGGGGGCCGGTTCGGGCAGGGGCGGGCCCTGTGGGCCGGGGCGGAGGGCGACCTCGCGACGCTCCGGCTGCTGGCCGAGCGGGCCGAGGCGGCCGCGCGGAAGGCGGGGCTGGAGATGGGGGAGCACCGGCGGTACAAGGCCCATCTGACGCTGGCCCGCAGCCGGGACGCCAGGGACGTGCGGGCGTACGTCGACGCGCTGGCCGGGTTCACGAGCCGCACCTGGACCGTGGACGAGCTGGCACTGGTGCGCAGCAACCTGCCGACGTCCGGGGTGCCGGGCGAACAGCCCCGCTACGAGGCGGTCGCCCGCTGGCCGCTGGGCGGCGCCGGTTAG
- a CDS encoding Uma2 family endonuclease, with product MTVVMTDRIEMADDNAQRLDEWFALLERMVPEGIKAEVVEGAVHMVPQRDAHWQIIRRIIHALEDRFGRDINVTTDVRIDFPGFENGFCPDVMKLRDDAERDPERGWRHEDVEFVAEVISRGTGMNDYGPKKAAYAEAEVPVYLIADPYQGRCHVFTDPKGGEYRTESRFDFGERIDLTHTLLDLTLDTATFPRD from the coding sequence ATGACCGTCGTGATGACCGACAGGATCGAGATGGCCGACGACAACGCCCAGCGTCTGGACGAGTGGTTCGCACTGCTGGAGCGGATGGTCCCCGAGGGAATCAAGGCTGAGGTCGTCGAGGGGGCCGTCCACATGGTGCCGCAACGGGACGCGCACTGGCAGATCATCCGCCGGATCATCCATGCACTGGAGGACAGGTTCGGCAGGGACATCAACGTGACGACCGATGTGCGCATCGACTTCCCCGGCTTCGAGAACGGCTTCTGCCCCGACGTGATGAAGCTGCGCGACGACGCGGAACGCGACCCGGAGCGCGGCTGGCGCCACGAGGACGTCGAGTTCGTCGCCGAGGTCATCTCCCGCGGGACCGGGATGAACGACTACGGCCCGAAAAAGGCCGCGTACGCCGAGGCCGAGGTTCCCGTCTACCTCATCGCCGATCCCTACCAAGGCCGCTGCCACGTCTTCACCGACCCCAAGGGCGGCGAGTACCGCACCGAGTCCCGGTTCGATTTCGGCGAGCGGATCGACCTCACCCACACGCTGCTCGACCTGACCCTCGACACGGCCACGTTCCCCCGCGACTGA